ATCAAAATGGCGATGAGCGAGTTGATTGAGGGTCGCAGCGACATGATGATCGCAGGTGGGGTTGAAGCTGATGCTTCTGCTTTCAACTATATGTGTTTTAGCAAAACGCCTGCTTCATCTAAAAAAGAGTTTTTGAATCCCTTTGATGTCACATCAGATGGCATGATGATTGGTGAAGGGATCGGGATGTTAGTGCTCAAACGTCTTGAGGATGCTGAACGGGATGGCGATCGCATTTATGCTGTCATCAAAGGCGTAGGTACTGGTAGTGACGGTCGATACAAGAGTATTTATGCTCCTCGTCCGGAAGGACAAGTCAGAACTTTGCGTCGCGCCTATGAAGATGCAGACATTTCCCCGACAAGTGTTGGTCTGCTCGAAGCTCACGGTACGGGAACCCCAGCCGGTGATTTGTGTGAAGTCACTGCTCTCAAAGAAGTTTTCAGCGAAAACAACCCCAATCAACAGCACATTGCGCTTGGGAGTGTTAAATCCCAGATAGGACACACTAAAGCAGCCGCCGGAGCCGCAAGTTTAATCAAAGCTGCTCTTGCTCTACATCACAAGATTCTACCACCAACTCTAAATGTCACCCAACCCAATCCCAAGTTTAAGCTTGAGGAATCTCCATTTTACCTCAACACAGAATCTAGACCTTGGTTCCAAACAGAACCAGGGACACCAAGACGTGCGGCGGTGAGTTCATTTGGTTTTGGTGGGACAAATTACCACGTGGTTTTAGAAGAGCATACTAGCGAACATCAAGATGCTTACCGCCTACACTCTGTTCCTCAGTCAATCCTACTTTGGGCTGAAAGTCCAGAACAGTTGTTAGAAAAGTGCGAAACCGTCTACTCGCAGCTAAAATCCGATCGGAGCGATCGCTATTACACCGAACTTCTTAACTCTTGTAAATCCGTCGCTCCCGTCGCCTCAGCCAGAGTGGGTTTTGTTGCAACATCACAGGATGAAGCAGGTGAATTGCTACAAACAGCGATTCATCAGCTGAAAAAACAACTGCACTCCGCGTCTTGGGAACATCCTCGTGGTGTCTACTACCGCAAAACGGGTTTATCCCTCCAAGGAAAAGTCGTAGCTCTCTTTCCCGGACAGGGTTCCCAATACTTAAATATGGGGCTGAAATTAGCAAATAACTTTCCCGTCCTGCGCCAAGTTTACAACTCTTTGGACAATCTTTTCATTCAAGATGGTTTGCAACCCCTCACTCAAGTCGTGTTCCCCAACCCTACATTTGACAGCGATCGCAAAGCCAGTGACATTCAAAAGTTGCAGCAAACAGAAAATGCTCAACCAGCCATTGGTGCGTTAAGTGCGGGTCTATACAAAATCTTAAAGCAAGCGGGATTCCAACCAGACTTCGTTGCGGGACATAGCTTTGGAGAACTAACGGCTCTTTGGGCTGCTGAGATTTTAAGTGATGCAGATTACTGTTACCTTGTTAAAGCTAGAGGTCAAGCAATGAGTAGCCCACACAATGGTGCTGATTGCGATGCAGGAACTATGCTAGCTGTCAACGGGGATGTTCAGTCTATCTTAAATATCATCAAACCCCTGTCCCATCTCAGTATTGCCAACTATAATTCTCCAAATCAGGTCGTGCTTTCTGGAGCCAAACCAGAAATCGCAGTCATACAACAAATTCTAACCAAACGCGGGTTTTCTGTCACGCCACTCCCCGTATCAGCAGCATTCCATTCCCGGTTTGTCAATCATGCGAGCAAACCATTTTCTAAGGCTATTGAATCCGTCACCTTCAACAGCCCTAAAATCCGAGTGTATTCCAACACCACAGGAGAAGCTTATGCAAGCGATTCGGAAACAATTAAAACAACACTAGAAGCTCATCTTCTCAAATCGGTTCGGTTTACACAAGAAATTGAAAATCTTTACGCTGCGGGTGGTTACTGCTTTGTAGAAATCGGTCCCAGACAAATTCTGACCAATTTTGTTAAGAGTATTCTTGGCGATCGCCCTCATCTTGCTATAGCCTTAAATCCCAGTCGAGAAAAAGACAGCGACCTACAATTGCGACAAGCAATGATGCAGTTGCGCGTAGCTGGATTACCTTTACAAGATTTAGACCCCTATCAAATTGAGCCTTCTACCGTTGGAACTGCTAAAAGCAGCCCATTAAACATAGTCCTTAGTGGAAGTAATTATGTTAGTGAAAAAACAAAAACAGCATTTGAGCAAGCTTTGCAGGATGGTCATAAGATTGGAGCGCCTGTTGCTCATCCCGAAATGATTCCTGTCGCTGCAAATCTCAACACAGAAGAGATCATTTCTTGGGAAATACCCGAAGCCACTCCTTCAGCAACAAAAATAAATGCAGAGATAATTTCCTCAGAAATATCCGAAATCGACCATGCTGAATGTGTAGCTATAACTATCAATAAAGATGTGATGTCCTGGGAGTTACCCGAAGCTACAGATTCCGACACAGACGCAATACTCACTCAAACTATTGCTACAACATCTCAGTACGCCTTCGCGGATACTCCCAACTCAACAAATTTTCAAACCATTGTTCCTATAATCGAGACAAACAATATGTTGCAACCTATGACTCAACCTTCTTCTAATCTGCAAGGTACAAACGGTACTGTAGAGAAAATCCTGCTTCATTTTTACAGTCATCAATCAGACGTGCTGCGGGTACACGAACAATATCTTCAGAGCCATGCAGAATCTTCTCGCTCGTTTTTCCAGTTGATGCAACAATACAATCAACCTCAATTAACCAGTCACAACAACTCCCATTGGGTAGAGTTTGCACCAGAGGTAACACCAACTAACGCTCCTCAAGCTAACCTAGTTGCTAACGAAGTCTCCAAAACAGATGCTCACTCAGCTGTGACTCAAACAATTGAGCAAGACAACAAACCCCAGACAAGCGATAAGCTGGGTACAGCTTGCGCCAAGGGCGATAAGCCGGGTACGGCTTGCGCTAAGAGCGATAAGCTGGGTACAGCTTGCGCCAAGGGCGATCGCACTTTGGCTTTTACCGCACCAGTTGCTCAACCACAGGCTACCCCAGTCAAGACATCAGACACTCTACTGACACAGCCAGATAGAGAACCAAAGTCTCCTTCCACAACAGTTGCAGCACCTGTTGAGTACATTCCTACCCCGGTTCCACAAACCAGTCCATCTCCTCAAGTCGAGACCTTAACCCCATCATCAGTAGAGTCTGGCGATGACCCTTCCGTCACCCAAGCCCTCTTAGAAACAATTAGTAACAAGACAGGCTATCCAACAGAAATGTTAGAGATGGAAATGGACTTAGAAGCAGATTTGGGTATTGACTCCATCAAACGAGTAGAAATTATCGGTGCAATGCAGAACCAATTCCCCAACTTACCCCGGTTAAGTCCAGATGAATTGGGAGAACATCTCACCATCGGTAAGATTGGAAGTTATCTAAGCAAAAAGCTCGCAGAGGCTAAAAAAAAATGCCTCAGTCACGCCTGACAGTCAGCAGTCTCTAGTAAACCATAACATTCGGCGCTGTCTGGTCAAACTTATGCCTTTATCGACACCTGATTTTTGGGAATTTACTCTACCTGAGTCTCGTACTTGCTTGCTCACTGATGACGGTTCCTCTACTACCAGTCAGTTAGCTCAGATGTTAACTAAACGAGGTTGGCAAGTCGTTGTTTTAAGTTTTCCTCAGAACATTATAACAACCCGTCAACCTCTGGGTCAAGGAGGCGATCGCATCGAGCTTAACGATCTAAGCGAAGAGCACTTGCAACAGCAACTGACAATTATCTCTAATACTTACGGTTCCATAGGCTCTTTCATCCATCTACACCCTGTAAGTCAACAGTTGCAAACAGATAAGGTCGTTTATTCCAAATCAGAAAAGTCCATTCTCAAGCATGTGTTTCTTTTAGCCAAACACCTGAAGCGATCGCTTAACAGCGCAGCACAAACAGGACGGAGTAGTTTTTTAACAGTTGCTCGTCTTGATGGTGAGTTTGGACTCGGAGCAAGAATGGACTTCAGCGCTCTGAGTGGTGGTTTGTTCGGTCTGACAAAAACTCTCAATCTAGAGTGGGAAGAGGTATTTTGCAGAGCTATTGACCTGAGTCCTGAATTAAATGCGGAAGCAATGGTAGATTGCATCTTTAGTGAAATGCACGATCCTAATTCTCTGATCTTGGAAGTTGGGTACAACTTACGAGGAAGAGTGACTCTAGCGCGTGAAATAGCATCAGTCGCTTAGTTTTTACGGGGTTAACTTTGATAGATTCTACGATGGGTTAAAATTGGGTTTCTTGTTGAATAAAGAAACTCACCATCTAAATCTTTTTAAATTAAGGAACCGCAGATGAACGCAGACGAACGCAGATGAACAAGTGAGAACTGCTGTAAAAAACAATGAATACTAACACAACGATTAATTCATCATCAGTGATTCTGATAAGTGGTGGGGGAAGAGGGGTTACGGCGCAATGTGCAATTAAATTAGCTGAGGAGTATCGATGTAAATTTATTTTGCTTGGTCGCTCTGAACTTACTGAATCTGAACCGACATGGGCTAAAGGATGCTTTGATGAAGCTCAATTGAAAAAGCGGATTATGCAGGATTTAATGACTCAAGGTGATAAACCTACGCCTGTAAAAGTCCAAAAGGACTTCAATTCTTTACTAGCTCAACGGGAAATTAAGTCAACCATTTCTGCAATTCAGCAAGTAGGCGGACAGGTGGAATATCTCAGTACGGACATTACCAACAAGTCTAGTTTACAAGCTCTAGCGTCGGTGGTTCAAAGTATTGGACAGATTACGGGAATTATTCATGGGGCTGGTGTTTTAGCGGATAAGTTGATTGAAAATAAAACAGAGCGAGATTTTGATAGTGTTTACGCTGCTAAGATTGAGGGTTTAGAAAACTTACTGAGTTGTGTAAACGTCAATCAATTAGATTTCATTGTTTTGTTTTCCTCTTTCGTAGCTTTTT
This genomic interval from Scytonema hofmannii PCC 7110 contains the following:
- a CDS encoding type I polyketide synthase, which encodes MDRNISQEQPQTEKPSSYQRQQVPIAIVGMSCFFPKAKNLQEYWNNIVGKVDCITDVPPSRWDIKDYYDPDPKAPDKTYCKRGGFLPDIEFNPMEFGLPPSILEATDIAQLLSLIVAKAAMEDAGYGESRNFSRERTGVVLGIVGGCMQLIVPLTTRLQYPVWEKVLSSSGLSEEDTQKIIEKMKLAYVGWEENSFPGWLANVVAGRIANRLDLGGMNCVVDAACASSLVSIKMAMSELIEGRSDMMIAGGVEADASAFNYMCFSKTPASSKKEFLNPFDVTSDGMMIGEGIGMLVLKRLEDAERDGDRIYAVIKGVGTGSDGRYKSIYAPRPEGQVRTLRRAYEDADISPTSVGLLEAHGTGTPAGDLCEVTALKEVFSENNPNQQHIALGSVKSQIGHTKAAAGAASLIKAALALHHKILPPTLNVTQPNPKFKLEESPFYLNTESRPWFQTEPGTPRRAAVSSFGFGGTNYHVVLEEHTSEHQDAYRLHSVPQSILLWAESPEQLLEKCETVYSQLKSDRSDRYYTELLNSCKSVAPVASARVGFVATSQDEAGELLQTAIHQLKKQLHSASWEHPRGVYYRKTGLSLQGKVVALFPGQGSQYLNMGLKLANNFPVLRQVYNSLDNLFIQDGLQPLTQVVFPNPTFDSDRKASDIQKLQQTENAQPAIGALSAGLYKILKQAGFQPDFVAGHSFGELTALWAAEILSDADYCYLVKARGQAMSSPHNGADCDAGTMLAVNGDVQSILNIIKPLSHLSIANYNSPNQVVLSGAKPEIAVIQQILTKRGFSVTPLPVSAAFHSRFVNHASKPFSKAIESVTFNSPKIRVYSNTTGEAYASDSETIKTTLEAHLLKSVRFTQEIENLYAAGGYCFVEIGPRQILTNFVKSILGDRPHLAIALNPSREKDSDLQLRQAMMQLRVAGLPLQDLDPYQIEPSTVGTAKSSPLNIVLSGSNYVSEKTKTAFEQALQDGHKIGAPVAHPEMIPVAANLNTEEIISWEIPEATPSATKINAEIISSEISEIDHAECVAITINKDVMSWELPEATDSDTDAILTQTIATTSQYAFADTPNSTNFQTIVPIIETNNMLQPMTQPSSNLQGTNGTVEKILLHFYSHQSDVLRVHEQYLQSHAESSRSFFQLMQQYNQPQLTSHNNSHWVEFAPEVTPTNAPQANLVANEVSKTDAHSAVTQTIEQDNKPQTSDKLGTACAKGDKPGTACAKSDKLGTACAKGDRTLAFTAPVAQPQATPVKTSDTLLTQPDREPKSPSTTVAAPVEYIPTPVPQTSPSPQVETLTPSSVESGDDPSVTQALLETISNKTGYPTEMLEMEMDLEADLGIDSIKRVEIIGAMQNQFPNLPRLSPDELGEHLTIGKIGSYLSKKLAEAKKKCLSHA